In the Flavobacterium acetivorans genome, one interval contains:
- a CDS encoding c-type cytochrome — MKKNVSLLALFVLICFGSSLTLVSCKKESQESFGKEETNTEAVSEGMQAEKKTPVQLGEQLFNGKGNCASCHQIDVKSIGPSVQEIAKMYKDKNSDMISFLKGNSEPIVDPSQFEVMKANFAITKAMSDEELKALEAYFYSNLK, encoded by the coding sequence ATGAAAAAAAATGTATCCTTATTAGCTTTATTTGTGTTAATCTGCTTCGGTAGTTCATTAACGCTCGTGTCTTGTAAAAAAGAAAGTCAAGAATCTTTTGGAAAGGAAGAAACCAATACCGAAGCAGTTTCAGAAGGTATGCAGGCCGAAAAGAAAACACCGGTCCAATTGGGAGAACAACTCTTCAATGGAAAAGGGAATTGCGCTTCCTGTCATCAGATTGACGTAAAATCAATTGGGCCAAGTGTTCAGGAAATTGCCAAAATGTACAAAGATAAAAACAGCGATATGATCAGCTTTTTGAAAGGAAACAGCGAGCCTATTGTTGATCCAAGTCAATTTGAAGTAATGAAAGCTAATTTTGCAATCACCAAAGCCATGTCTGATGAAGAGTTGAAAGCCTTGGAAGCTTATTTTTATTCCAATTTAAAATAG
- a CDS encoding methylated-DNA--[protein]-cysteine S-methyltransferase has translation METAYIKTPLGIATIAGDENGIAEISVSDEGAVSANVPAILQKAVSQLNDYFEGKRTDFTFKLNPKGTEFQQKVWKGLLEIPFGKTCSYMDLSKKLGDVKAIRAVASANGKNPLWIVVPCHRVIGTDGSLTGYAGGLWRKKWLLEHENPTMQQSLF, from the coding sequence ATGGAAACAGCCTATATCAAAACGCCTTTGGGAATTGCTACAATCGCAGGTGATGAAAATGGAATTGCAGAAATTTCAGTTTCGGATGAAGGAGCGGTTTCGGCTAATGTTCCAGCAATTTTGCAAAAAGCAGTTTCGCAACTCAATGATTATTTTGAAGGGAAAAGAACCGATTTTACTTTTAAATTAAACCCAAAAGGTACCGAATTTCAGCAAAAAGTGTGGAAAGGATTATTGGAGATTCCTTTTGGTAAAACCTGTAGTTATATGGATTTATCCAAAAAATTAGGTGATGTCAAAGCCATTCGTGCAGTGGCTTCTGCCAATGGAAAAAATCCGCTTTGGATTGTAGTGCCATGTCATCGCGTTATAGGAACAGATGGTTCACTCACGGGCTATGCCGGCGGTTTATGGCGTAAAAAATGGCTATTGGAACACGAAAATCCAACTATGCAGCAAAGTTTGTTTTAA